The following are encoded together in the Salvia hispanica cultivar TCC Black 2014 chromosome 6, UniMelb_Shisp_WGS_1.0, whole genome shotgun sequence genome:
- the LOC125194103 gene encoding chromatin modification-related protein eaf6-like: MELQGLRGSNNPKAMLSSLLNKREKLQDELRSVEKQVYELETSYLQETTTFGNVLKGFDGFLSSSKSASNLKRSRKFQLEDRVFSLSSVTSPAAEELRVGKEDGKSDMVQGRPRLGGVATTGPGKPKKGRTGQREVKKVKITSELDPDEDDDLDMR; encoded by the exons ATGGAGTTGCAAG GGCTCAGAGGCTCCAATAATCCCAAGGCGATGCTTTCTTCTCTGCTGAACAAGAGAGAAAAGCTGCAAGACGAGCTCCGTAGTGTTGAAAAGCAG GTGTATGAGCTGGAAACGAGCTACTTACAAGAAACAACCACGTTTGGAAATGTGTTGAAGGGCTTTGATGGGTTTCTGTCTTCATCCAAGAGTGCATCCAA CTTAAAGAGATCCAGAAAGTTTCAGCTTGAAGATAGAGTATTCTCATTGTCCTCAGTCACCTCACCAGCG GCTGAGGAGCTTCGAGTTGGCAAAGAGG ATGGAAAATCAGACATGGTTCAAGGTAGACCAAGACTTGGAGGTGTAGCAACTACTGGACC GGGAAAGCCAAAAAAGGGGAGAACAGGTCAGAGGGAAGTAAAGAAAGTCAAGATCACGAGCGAGTTGGATCCTGATGAGGATGATGATCTTGATATGAGATAG